One window of the Melanotaenia boesemani isolate fMelBoe1 chromosome 14, fMelBoe1.pri, whole genome shotgun sequence genome contains the following:
- the insl5a gene encoding insulin-like 5a, which produces MRALVVFPLLLCAVVCVNQARAEVNPVKLCGREFLRAVVYTCGGSRWRRFFSEPDMNGLPTGEQSLESLSSPGSEWTKRDINNMVTTMCCQVGCRKSDLTYLC; this is translated from the exons ATGCGCGCCCTGGTGGTTTTTCCTCTACTCTTGTGTGCAGTGGTATGTGTGAACCAGGCGAGAGCAGAAGTGAACCCAGTGAAGCTCTGTGGTCGGGAGTTCCTGAGGGCTGTCGTCTACACCTGCGGAGGCTCACGTTGGAGGAGATTCTTCAGTGAGCCAGACATGAATG GTTTGCCTACAGGAGAGCAGAGCCTGGAGAGCCTCAGCAGCCCAGGCTCAGAGTGGACCAAACGGGACATAAATAACATGGTGACCACCATGTGCTGTCAGGTTGGCTGCAGAAAGAGTGACCTTACTTACCTCTGCTGA